The DNA sequence TTTGCGGCATGACCCCGTCGAGGGCGGAGACGACGAGGATCGCCCCGTCGAGCTGGGCCGCGCCCGTGACCATGTTCTTGACGTAGTCGGCGTGGCCGGGCATGTCCACGTGGGCGTAGTGGCGGGTGTCGGTCTCGTACTCGACGTGCGTGAGGTTGATGGTGATGCCGCGCCGGGCCTCCTCGGGGGCCCGGTCGATCCGGTCGAACGGCACGAAGGAGGCGCCGCCGCGCTCGGCGAGGACCTTGGTGATGGCGGCGGTCAGCGTCGTCTTGCCGTGGTCGACGTGACCCATGGTGCCGATGTTGAGGTGCGGCTTGGTGCGCACGAAGGCCGTCTTGGCCATGATGTCTTCCCGTGTGATTCCGAAGCTGAGAACTCGAATGACGGGACCCCTGAGCGAACCGACCCTCCCCCTGTGGGGTCCGCCGGACGATCCGGGAAGGGTCAGCTTCGTGCGCCGCCGAATGCGGGTGCGCCTGCGGCGAGCTGTGCGGGGACGGCAGCCTTCGGCGCGTCCGCGACTGCGGACGGCGCTGCGGGGAAGGCGTGCCTGGACATGTGCCCGATCCTGCCGGACCGGGGTCGGCGGGGCCAGCGAATTACGCGGCGGCGGCCCCGACTTGGCGCGGGGGCACTCCGGCCACCCCGCGCGAAGGGCCCGTGGGCGCCGCACGCCGTCGGGCCTACGCCCCGCCGATGTTCTTCAGCGCCTCGCGCGCCGAGAGCGGCGACAGCGACTCCCGCTCTGCGGTGACGAAGGCGCGTACGGCGCCGGGGTCCGTCTTCGCGTACTCGCGAAGGCACCAGCCGATGGCCTTGCGGACGAAGAAGTCGGGGTGGTCGCTCTGGCGGCGGCAGTACGCGAAGAGCCGCTCGGTGTCGGTCGCGGACTTGAACCGGAGCTGGTGGAGCAGGGCGGTGCGGGCCACCCACAGGTCCTCGTCCCCGATCCACTCGTCCATGACGGCGGCGAGCGCCGGGTCCGCCGCCACGAGCGGCCCGACCGTGTGCGCGGCGAGCAGGTCGACGGTGTCCCACCAGGGGACTGTCACGATCAGGTGCCGGACCACGGGCAGGAAGCCGGAGGAGCAGCGGGAGACGTGTCGGCGCAGGTAGTCGACGGCGAAGTACCGGTACTCACGCTCCGGAAGCTCCCAGCAGCGCAGCGCGAGGGCCGCGCAGTCCGCTTCGGACGGTTTCGGGGTGTCCTTGGTCACGGCCCTCGACAGCTCGCGGCGCAGCGGGGTGGGGATCCCGAGGAAGGGCGAGACGTCCTTCATGTACGCGGCCATGGGCCCGGCCCGCCGCGCGTCGGCCGCGGCGCCGTAGGACTCCGTGAGCCGCGCCACCAACAGCTCGGCGAGGCCGCTGTGCGGAACCTGCGGAGGCCGCCGGTCGTTCGACTGCATGAGGCCCAGATTACGGCGCTCGGACAGGGGGGTCGGTTAGTCTCCCGGAATGTCCCTCCTCCTCGCGCCGTGGACACGGCTCTCGCTGCTCGTCGTGCTGCTCCTCGCGGCCGGCGTCTGCGTCGTGCTGTACGAGCCCCAGCGCCTGCTCGCGGAGGGCTGGCCCCCGGGGCTCCCGGTGGGCACCGCGGTCCTGTTCTTCGCCGCGGCGTACGGGGTGTGCACGGCCGCCCTGGTGCCCCGCCCCCTGCTGAACCTGGCTTCCGGGGCCCTCTTCGGCTCCCAGTTCGGTCTGGTCGCCGCGGTTGCCGGATCGGTGATCGGCGCGGGGATCGCCTTCGGCCTGGGCCGGATGATGGGGCGCGACGCCCTGCGTCCGCTGATCCGCGGCCGCTGGCTGCAGGCGGCCGACGACCAGTTGGCCCGGCACGGCTTCCGCTCGATGCTGGCGATCCGCATCTTCCCCGGTCTGCCCTTCGCGATGGCCAACTACGCCGCCGCGCTGTCCCGCTGCGGCTGGCTCCCCTTCCTCCTCGCCACCGCGATCGGCGTGGTCCCGAACACCGCCGCGTACGTGATCGCGGGGGCCAGCGCCTCCTCCCCGACCTCCCCCGCGTTCCTCGCCTCGTTCGGCTTCATCGCCGTCTCCGCGGTGGGTGCGTCGGTCGTCGCCTGGCGCAAACGGCACCGGCTGGCGCCCGTACGCAAGCCCGAGCGGCCGGGGCCGGCGCGGGAACTGACGGTCGTACACCCCCCTGTGGTCACGGCGGCACCCCACGGGCCCTAGCATCGGACCCGAACTGCCCAACGATCACAAGGACGAGCGCACCCCGACATGAACTGGATCGAATCCCTCATCCTCGGTCTCGTCCAAGGACTTACGGAGTTCCTCCCGATCTCCTCCAGCGCCCACCTCCGGCTGACCG is a window from the Streptomyces sp. NBC_01244 genome containing:
- a CDS encoding DNA alkylation repair protein, with protein sequence MQSNDRRPPQVPHSGLAELLVARLTESYGAAADARRAGPMAAYMKDVSPFLGIPTPLRRELSRAVTKDTPKPSEADCAALALRCWELPEREYRYFAVDYLRRHVSRCSSGFLPVVRHLIVTVPWWDTVDLLAAHTVGPLVAADPALAAVMDEWIGDEDLWVARTALLHQLRFKSATDTERLFAYCRRQSDHPDFFVRKAIGWCLREYAKTDPGAVRAFVTAERESLSPLSAREALKNIGGA
- a CDS encoding TVP38/TMEM64 family protein, whose translation is MSLLLAPWTRLSLLVVLLLAAGVCVVLYEPQRLLAEGWPPGLPVGTAVLFFAAAYGVCTAALVPRPLLNLASGALFGSQFGLVAAVAGSVIGAGIAFGLGRMMGRDALRPLIRGRWLQAADDQLARHGFRSMLAIRIFPGLPFAMANYAAALSRCGWLPFLLATAIGVVPNTAAYVIAGASASSPTSPAFLASFGFIAVSAVGASVVAWRKRHRLAPVRKPERPGPARELTVVHPPVVTAAPHGP